A single Lycorma delicatula isolate Av1 chromosome 12, ASM4794821v1, whole genome shotgun sequence DNA region contains:
- the LOC142333224 gene encoding odorant receptor 49a-like produces the protein MESYNLEIKNFMRNIYQQHLRVIQKRKDINRVLSTSLLVFNQFVSLICSVNLYCLFQKNEVSRKEKYFMAYISTLNCYGMICIMGQLLINKSDDLWNAIVLCSWQNKPLWFKRSIKMFLISTMKPLKLEPAGLYGLDLSFLLKVLQVSYSYCNLMLQFSNKKNIE, from the exons atggagtcatataatttagaaataaaaaacttcatgAGAAATATTTATCAACAGCATTTAAGGGTGATACA gaAAAGAAAGGATATCAACAGGGTTTTGAGCACGTCCTTATTAGTTTTTAACCAGTTTGTATCCTTAATTTGTAGTGttaatttatactgtttattCCAG aaaaatgaagtttcaagaaaagaaaaatattttatggcatATATATCAACATTAAATTGTTATGGAATGATTTGTATCATGGgacaactattaattaataag AGTGATGATTTATGGAATGCAATAGTGTTATGTTCATGGCAAAATAAACCATTATGGTTCAAACGCAGCataaagatgtttttaatttccACCATGAAACCATTAAAATTGGAACCAGCTGGATTATATGGACTggatttaagttttttattgaag gtactGCAGGTGTCATATTCATATTGCAATTTAATGTtacaattcagtaataaaaaaaatatagaataa